One Eurosta solidaginis isolate ZX-2024a chromosome 5, ASM4086904v1, whole genome shotgun sequence DNA segment encodes these proteins:
- the LOC137234000 gene encoding tRNA (guanine(26)-N(2))-dimethyltransferase-like isoform X3: MRHNGVEHLIVPIEGDAMTLMYLSTSYEKRFDVIDLDPYGCPNRFLDGAIHSLTSGGSLLVTANDMAVLAGNTPEACNAKYSSVPLRMKCCHEMGLRILLHCIETHSNRYGKYIEPLLSISANFYIRVFVRMHEQTMNGISMHWL; the protein is encoded by the exons atgcgacacaatggagtggaacatttaattgtgccaatcgaaggggatgcaat gactctcatgtacctttcaacttcatatgagaagcgtttcgatgttatagacctagatccttatggttgtccgaatcgctttctggatggcgctatacattcactgacgagtgggggttcattacttgtaactgcgaatgatatggctgtgctggcaggcaatacgcctgaagcctgcaatgccaaatatagttctgtgcctttgcgtatgaaatgctgccatgagatgggattgcgtatactattgcattgcattgaaacgcactctaatcgttatggaaaatatattgagccacttttgagcatttctgccaatttttatatacgcgtatttgtgcgtatgcatgag caaacaatgaatggtatttcaatgcactggttgtga
- the LOC137234000 gene encoding uncharacterized protein isoform X4, whose protein sequence is MRHNGVEHLIVPIEGDAIKATTPAKEPVSCQRFSLDLEEDLQTLLEARAAPRVANVDQHESNVAVSGNAMNKIFEMEDENKSNNANTIKRIPYNNKHPICKVGSIERVRRR, encoded by the exons atgcgacacaatggagtggaacatttaattgtgccaatcgaaggggatgcaat aaaggctacaacgcctgctaaagagccggtatcttgccaacgctttagcttggatttagaggaggatctacaaactttgctagaagcacgcgcagctcctcgtgtagcgaatgtggatcaacacgagagtaacgttgctgttagcggaaatgcaatgaacaaaatatttgaaatggaggatgaaaataaatccaacaatgcAAACACTATAAAGAGGATTCCTTATAATAATAAAC ATCCTATATGCAAGGTGGGAAGTATCGAAAGAGTACGACGGCGTTAG
- the LOC137234000 gene encoding uncharacterized protein isoform X2, with protein MLIQIVRIAVINIIKATTPAKEPVSCQRFSLDLEEDLQTLLEARAAPRVANVDQHESNVAVSGNAMNKIFEMEDENKSNNANTIKRIPYNNKRTSDESFMALEKMWDKTASDPDSTLFKYIHSENKDMVKEDAKKRSADENSVIMKISG; from the exons atgttaatacaaattgtgcgtattgcggtgataaacatcat aaaggctacaacgcctgctaaagagccggtatcttgccaacgctttagcttggatttagaggaggatctacaaactttgctagaagcacgcgcagctcctcgtgtagcgaatgtggatcaacacgagagtaacgttgctgttagcggaaatgcaatgaacaaaatatttgaaatggaggatgaaaataaatccaacaatgcAAACACTATAAAGAGGATTCCTTATAATAATAAACGTACGTCTGATGAAAGTTTTAtggctttggaaaaaatgtgggataaaacagcatccgatcctgacagcacactatttaagtacatacatagcgaGAACAAGGATATGGTTAAAGAAGATGCTAAAAAGCGCAGCGCCGATGAAAATTCGGTAATAATGAAGATTTCAGGATGA
- the LOC137234000 gene encoding uncharacterized protein isoform X1, which translates to MRHNGVEHLIVPIEGDAIKATTPAKEPVSCQRFSLDLEEDLQTLLEARAAPRVANVDQHESNVAVSGNAMNKIFEMEDENKSNNANTIKRIPYNNKRTSDESFMALEKMWDKTASDPDSTLFKYIHSENKDMVKEDAKKRSADENSVIMKISG; encoded by the exons atgcgacacaatggagtggaacatttaattgtgccaatcgaaggggatgcaat aaaggctacaacgcctgctaaagagccggtatcttgccaacgctttagcttggatttagaggaggatctacaaactttgctagaagcacgcgcagctcctcgtgtagcgaatgtggatcaacacgagagtaacgttgctgttagcggaaatgcaatgaacaaaatatttgaaatggaggatgaaaataaatccaacaatgcAAACACTATAAAGAGGATTCCTTATAATAATAAACGTACGTCTGATGAAAGTTTTAtggctttggaaaaaatgtgggataaaacagcatccgatcctgacagcacactatttaagtacatacatagcgaGAACAAGGATATGGTTAAAGAAGATGCTAAAAAGCGCAGCGCCGATGAAAATTCGGTAATAATGAAGATTTCAGGATGA